A genomic window from Archocentrus centrarchus isolate MPI-CPG fArcCen1 chromosome 2, fArcCen1, whole genome shotgun sequence includes:
- the chst10 gene encoding carbohydrate sulfotransferase 10, translated as MCEAMRHHWLLLGACGWVLLILMFVSKFISYRAVDDYGERAGSQSGTVPGAKVVVKPIAVSSPEKQAPKIIKSQRASDQPTAVPTVAEWQSVAEKRIELLSTVCKNSSLRNLTHVSISKFVLDRLFVCDKHKILFCQTPKVGNTQWKKVLIVLNGAFATVEEIPENLVHDHEKNGLPRLSSLTPREITHRLNTYFKFFIVRDPFERLISAFKDKFVKNPRFEPWYKHDIAPAIIRKYRKNHRNSDLAASGLHFEDFVRYLGDVEGRRRMDRQFGEHIIHWVTYAELCAPCEISYSVIGHHETLEQDAPYILKAAGIDELVSYPAIPPGITHYNRTKVEQYFSGISKRDIRRLYARYQGDFHLFGYPSPDFLLN; from the exons ATGTGCGAAGCGATGCGGCACCACTGGCTGCTCCTCGGGGCTTGCGGCTGGGTGCTGCTAATCCTGATGTTTGTCAGCAAGTTCATCAGCTACAGAGCTGTTGATG ATTACGGAGAGAGAGCTGGAAGTCAGAGTGGGACAGTGCCGGGCGCTAAAGTGGTGGTTAAACCCATTGCTGTGTCCAGCCCAGAAAAACAGGCTCCAAAGATCATCAAAAGTCAAAGAGCATCAGATCAG CCCACGGCGGTACCCACAGTGGCAGAATGGCAGTCGGTCGCTGAGAAGCGAATCGAGCTGCTCTCAACTGTGTGTAAGAACAGCAGCCTGAGAAATCTGACTCATGTCTCCATCAGCAAGTTTGTTCTTGACCGTCTCTTTGTCTGTGACAAACACAAGATCCTGTTCTGCCAGACGCCTAAAGTGGGCAATACACAATGGAAGAAGGTCCTGATTGTGCTCAACG gggCTTTTGCCACTGTGGAGGAGATCCCAGAAAACCTTGTTCATGACCACGAGAAAAATGGCCTGCCTCGCTTGTCATCTCTCACTCCACGGGAAATAACTCACAG ATTAAACACTTATTTCAAGTTCTTCATCGTGAGGGATCCCTTTGAGCGCCTGATTTCTGCATTCAAGGACAAGTTTGTGAAGAACCCGCGCTTCGAGCCGTGGTACAAGCATGACATAGCTCCAGCCATTATACGGAAATACCGCAAGAATCACCGCAACAGCGACCTCGCCGCCTCTGGTCTGCACTTTGAGGACTTTGTGCGCTACTTGGGCGACGTGGAAGGCCGCCGCCGTATGGACCGGCAGTTTGGTGAGCACATCATCCACTGGGTGACTTATGCAGAGCTGTGCGCACCGTGCGAAATAAGCTACAGTGTCATCGGTCACCACGAGACGCTGGAGCAGGACGCCCCCTACATCCTCAAAGCTGCAGGCATCGACGAGCTGGTGTCCTACCCCGCTATTCCTCCAGGCATCACTCACTACAACAGGACCAAGGTGGAGCAATACTTCTCAGGCATCAGCAAGCGAGACATCAGGCGTCTCTACGCACGCTACCAGGGCGATTTCCATCTATTTGGTTACCCAAGCCCAGACTTTCTACTGAACTAA